In one window of Bombus vancouverensis nearcticus chromosome 10, iyBomVanc1_principal, whole genome shotgun sequence DNA:
- the LOC117165476 gene encoding galactose mutarotase isoform X3 yields the protein MYVPVERSIMDSNGEQLISCTKWGSVDGQSIEKYTLKNNAGQEVDIVTYGATITSIRTPDKDGRIADVVLGFDKVEDYLSTVYKPYFGATIGRVANRIKNGEFTLNGRKYHVSKNAGQNSLHGGFKGWSSKIWNAAIQYNQLVLSLLSEDGDEGYPGDAIASVTFQLTIDGELRIEMKVFVTKATPINLTNHSYFNLAGHNGNASELYKHQFTLNADHWTVTDTESIPTGEIRSVLGTVMDLRNSTILGDVIDKVPGGGYDYNFCLRVNDTANERNLVAKVLHPTSGRYLQVFSNQPGVQFYTANFLPERQTPGIRGKNGTTYFKHGAFCLETQNYPDAVNQKNFPNSILEPGQLYRHTVIYKFGVVA from the exons ATGTATGTTCCAGTTGAGAG ATCGATTATGGATTCGAATGGTGAACAATTAATATCTTGTACAAAATGGGGATCTGTCGATGGTCAAAGCATTGAGAAGTACACTTTAAAAAATAACGCGGGTCAGGAGGTGGACATCGTAACGTACGGCGCAACAATAACATCTATTAGAACTCCAGACAAAGATGGAAGAATAGCAGACGTCGTTTTAGGTTTCGATAAAGTAGAAG attactTGTCCACGGTTTATAAACCGTATTTTGGTGCGACGATAGGAAGAGTCGCGAACCGTATAAAAAATGGAGAATTCACATTGAACGGGAGAAAGTATCATGTATCTAAGAATGCAGGACAAAATAGTCTTCACGGTGGCTTTAAAGGATGGAgttcgaaaatatggaatgccGCTATTCAGTATAACCAGCTTGTACTTTCTTTGCTAAGCGAGGACGGTGACGAAGGTTATCCTGGAGATGCAATAGCTTCGGTCACTTTTCAATTAACCATCGATGGAGAGTTACGCATCGAGATGAAAGTTTTCGTCACCAAAGCTACTCCTATTAACTTGACTAATCATAGTTACTTCAATCTAGCTGGTCAT AATGGTAACGCAAGCGAACTATACAAACATCAGTTTACTTTAAATGCGGATCATTGGACAGTCACCGACACAGAAAGTATTCCTACTGGAGAAATACGATCGGTCCTCGGTACCGTGATGGACTTGAGAAACTCAACCATACTCGGAGATGTCATTGACAAAGTACCAGGTGGTGGATACgattataatttttgtttaagaGTAAACGATACCGCAAACGAAAGAAACCTCGTTGCCAAAGTTTTACATCCTACTTCTGGAAGATATTTACAAGTTTTTTCGAATCAGCCTGGAGTGCAATTTTATACAGCCAACTTTTTACCCGAACGCCAGACCCCGGGTATTAGGGGGAAAAACGGAACCACATACTTCAAACATGGTGCATTCTGTTTAGAAACACAAAATTATCCGGATGCAGTCAATCAA AAAAATTTTCCAAACAGCATACTTGAACCTGGACAGCTTTATCGTCATACTGTTATATACAAGTTTGGAGTAGTAGCATAA
- the LOC117165476 gene encoding galactose mutarotase isoform X2: MQFSRCVAITACLLFISIMDSNGEQLISCTKWGSVDGQSIEKYTLKNNAGQEVDIVTYGATITSIRTPDKDGRIADVVLGFDKVEDYLSTVYKPYFGATIGRVANRIKNGEFTLNGRKYHVSKNAGQNSLHGGFKGWSSKIWNAAIQYNQLVLSLLSEDGDEGYPGDAIASVTFQLTIDGELRIEMKVFVTKATPINLTNHSYFNLAGHNGNASELYKHQFTLNADHWTVTDTESIPTGEIRSVLGTVMDLRNSTILGDVIDKVPGGGYDYNFCLRVNDTANERNLVAKVLHPTSGRYLQVFSNQPGVQFYTANFLPERQTPGIRGKNGTTYFKHGAFCLETQNYPDAVNQKNFPNSILEPGQLYRHTVIYKFGVVA; the protein is encoded by the exons ATGCAATTTTCTCGTTGTGTGGCAATAACAGCTTGTTTGTTATTTAT ATCGATTATGGATTCGAATGGTGAACAATTAATATCTTGTACAAAATGGGGATCTGTCGATGGTCAAAGCATTGAGAAGTACACTTTAAAAAATAACGCGGGTCAGGAGGTGGACATCGTAACGTACGGCGCAACAATAACATCTATTAGAACTCCAGACAAAGATGGAAGAATAGCAGACGTCGTTTTAGGTTTCGATAAAGTAGAAG attactTGTCCACGGTTTATAAACCGTATTTTGGTGCGACGATAGGAAGAGTCGCGAACCGTATAAAAAATGGAGAATTCACATTGAACGGGAGAAAGTATCATGTATCTAAGAATGCAGGACAAAATAGTCTTCACGGTGGCTTTAAAGGATGGAgttcgaaaatatggaatgccGCTATTCAGTATAACCAGCTTGTACTTTCTTTGCTAAGCGAGGACGGTGACGAAGGTTATCCTGGAGATGCAATAGCTTCGGTCACTTTTCAATTAACCATCGATGGAGAGTTACGCATCGAGATGAAAGTTTTCGTCACCAAAGCTACTCCTATTAACTTGACTAATCATAGTTACTTCAATCTAGCTGGTCAT AATGGTAACGCAAGCGAACTATACAAACATCAGTTTACTTTAAATGCGGATCATTGGACAGTCACCGACACAGAAAGTATTCCTACTGGAGAAATACGATCGGTCCTCGGTACCGTGATGGACTTGAGAAACTCAACCATACTCGGAGATGTCATTGACAAAGTACCAGGTGGTGGATACgattataatttttgtttaagaGTAAACGATACCGCAAACGAAAGAAACCTCGTTGCCAAAGTTTTACATCCTACTTCTGGAAGATATTTACAAGTTTTTTCGAATCAGCCTGGAGTGCAATTTTATACAGCCAACTTTTTACCCGAACGCCAGACCCCGGGTATTAGGGGGAAAAACGGAACCACATACTTCAAACATGGTGCATTCTGTTTAGAAACACAAAATTATCCGGATGCAGTCAATCAA AAAAATTTTCCAAACAGCATACTTGAACCTGGACAGCTTTATCGTCATACTGTTATATACAAGTTTGGAGTAGTAGCATAA
- the LOC117165476 gene encoding galactose mutarotase isoform X1, translating into MYIACPTRHGSRCKRLQSRSIMDSNGEQLISCTKWGSVDGQSIEKYTLKNNAGQEVDIVTYGATITSIRTPDKDGRIADVVLGFDKVEDYLSTVYKPYFGATIGRVANRIKNGEFTLNGRKYHVSKNAGQNSLHGGFKGWSSKIWNAAIQYNQLVLSLLSEDGDEGYPGDAIASVTFQLTIDGELRIEMKVFVTKATPINLTNHSYFNLAGHNGNASELYKHQFTLNADHWTVTDTESIPTGEIRSVLGTVMDLRNSTILGDVIDKVPGGGYDYNFCLRVNDTANERNLVAKVLHPTSGRYLQVFSNQPGVQFYTANFLPERQTPGIRGKNGTTYFKHGAFCLETQNYPDAVNQKNFPNSILEPGQLYRHTVIYKFGVVA; encoded by the exons atgtatatagctTGTCCAACGAGACATGGCAGTAGATGTAAACGGTTGCAGTCGCG ATCGATTATGGATTCGAATGGTGAACAATTAATATCTTGTACAAAATGGGGATCTGTCGATGGTCAAAGCATTGAGAAGTACACTTTAAAAAATAACGCGGGTCAGGAGGTGGACATCGTAACGTACGGCGCAACAATAACATCTATTAGAACTCCAGACAAAGATGGAAGAATAGCAGACGTCGTTTTAGGTTTCGATAAAGTAGAAG attactTGTCCACGGTTTATAAACCGTATTTTGGTGCGACGATAGGAAGAGTCGCGAACCGTATAAAAAATGGAGAATTCACATTGAACGGGAGAAAGTATCATGTATCTAAGAATGCAGGACAAAATAGTCTTCACGGTGGCTTTAAAGGATGGAgttcgaaaatatggaatgccGCTATTCAGTATAACCAGCTTGTACTTTCTTTGCTAAGCGAGGACGGTGACGAAGGTTATCCTGGAGATGCAATAGCTTCGGTCACTTTTCAATTAACCATCGATGGAGAGTTACGCATCGAGATGAAAGTTTTCGTCACCAAAGCTACTCCTATTAACTTGACTAATCATAGTTACTTCAATCTAGCTGGTCAT AATGGTAACGCAAGCGAACTATACAAACATCAGTTTACTTTAAATGCGGATCATTGGACAGTCACCGACACAGAAAGTATTCCTACTGGAGAAATACGATCGGTCCTCGGTACCGTGATGGACTTGAGAAACTCAACCATACTCGGAGATGTCATTGACAAAGTACCAGGTGGTGGATACgattataatttttgtttaagaGTAAACGATACCGCAAACGAAAGAAACCTCGTTGCCAAAGTTTTACATCCTACTTCTGGAAGATATTTACAAGTTTTTTCGAATCAGCCTGGAGTGCAATTTTATACAGCCAACTTTTTACCCGAACGCCAGACCCCGGGTATTAGGGGGAAAAACGGAACCACATACTTCAAACATGGTGCATTCTGTTTAGAAACACAAAATTATCCGGATGCAGTCAATCAA AAAAATTTTCCAAACAGCATACTTGAACCTGGACAGCTTTATCGTCATACTGTTATATACAAGTTTGGAGTAGTAGCATAA
- the LOC117165476 gene encoding galactose mutarotase isoform X4, with product MDSNGEQLISCTKWGSVDGQSIEKYTLKNNAGQEVDIVTYGATITSIRTPDKDGRIADVVLGFDKVEDYLSTVYKPYFGATIGRVANRIKNGEFTLNGRKYHVSKNAGQNSLHGGFKGWSSKIWNAAIQYNQLVLSLLSEDGDEGYPGDAIASVTFQLTIDGELRIEMKVFVTKATPINLTNHSYFNLAGHNGNASELYKHQFTLNADHWTVTDTESIPTGEIRSVLGTVMDLRNSTILGDVIDKVPGGGYDYNFCLRVNDTANERNLVAKVLHPTSGRYLQVFSNQPGVQFYTANFLPERQTPGIRGKNGTTYFKHGAFCLETQNYPDAVNQKNFPNSILEPGQLYRHTVIYKFGVVA from the exons ATGGATTCGAATGGTGAACAATTAATATCTTGTACAAAATGGGGATCTGTCGATGGTCAAAGCATTGAGAAGTACACTTTAAAAAATAACGCGGGTCAGGAGGTGGACATCGTAACGTACGGCGCAACAATAACATCTATTAGAACTCCAGACAAAGATGGAAGAATAGCAGACGTCGTTTTAGGTTTCGATAAAGTAGAAG attactTGTCCACGGTTTATAAACCGTATTTTGGTGCGACGATAGGAAGAGTCGCGAACCGTATAAAAAATGGAGAATTCACATTGAACGGGAGAAAGTATCATGTATCTAAGAATGCAGGACAAAATAGTCTTCACGGTGGCTTTAAAGGATGGAgttcgaaaatatggaatgccGCTATTCAGTATAACCAGCTTGTACTTTCTTTGCTAAGCGAGGACGGTGACGAAGGTTATCCTGGAGATGCAATAGCTTCGGTCACTTTTCAATTAACCATCGATGGAGAGTTACGCATCGAGATGAAAGTTTTCGTCACCAAAGCTACTCCTATTAACTTGACTAATCATAGTTACTTCAATCTAGCTGGTCAT AATGGTAACGCAAGCGAACTATACAAACATCAGTTTACTTTAAATGCGGATCATTGGACAGTCACCGACACAGAAAGTATTCCTACTGGAGAAATACGATCGGTCCTCGGTACCGTGATGGACTTGAGAAACTCAACCATACTCGGAGATGTCATTGACAAAGTACCAGGTGGTGGATACgattataatttttgtttaagaGTAAACGATACCGCAAACGAAAGAAACCTCGTTGCCAAAGTTTTACATCCTACTTCTGGAAGATATTTACAAGTTTTTTCGAATCAGCCTGGAGTGCAATTTTATACAGCCAACTTTTTACCCGAACGCCAGACCCCGGGTATTAGGGGGAAAAACGGAACCACATACTTCAAACATGGTGCATTCTGTTTAGAAACACAAAATTATCCGGATGCAGTCAATCAA AAAAATTTTCCAAACAGCATACTTGAACCTGGACAGCTTTATCGTCATACTGTTATATACAAGTTTGGAGTAGTAGCATAA